Below is a genomic region from Flammeovirgaceae bacterium SG7u.111.
TTAAAGTAAAACGTTTTGATTTTTTCCCTTCATTAGGACCTTCTCTGAGGTACCATTCTTCAAGGCATATGAAAACCGGGTCTTTCCTTACAGAGGTAAAAGGAGGTGTGGAAAAACTATTAGATTATAGGTGTAAATTATACCGAAAAAGAAGGTCTTGAAATAGGCTACGTAGCCGCTGTAAACTTGGACATTTGGATTGAAGAAAATCTGATAATTGGAGGAAGGGCAGGTTGGATGTCTTACACACATAACACAATGATGCCCAACTGGTCTATTACCCTCAAATATAGGTTAGGAAATGGCTGGTAACTTTAGATAGTTACTTTCCCCTATCAAAACTTGCAATCTACTTTTGTTTGGGCTTACTTAGAAGCTGTTTTGAAACTAAATTTAAAAATGGTTATAGCTTATTTTGGATGCAGAATGAGGAAAAATCGACAAAGATAGTGGATCTATCTGCGGAGATTTTAACAAAATTATGCACCGAAAGAAGCTATAATAAATTTGAAGTTATGTTTCCAAACAGCTTCTTAGATCAAGTATTTTTTATCACAAAAGACCCAACATGAAAACGAAAAGCTCCCTGATAGTAAAATCGCTACTTTTGAGTATGCTAACCGCATTCACTCTTTCTTGTACTAAGCAAGAGGAAGAGGTAAAAGAAGAAACTCCTAAGCCCCCAAACATCGTCTTCATCATGAGCGATGACCATGCCTACCAAGCCATCAGCGCTTATGGCTATGGACTAAACAACACTCCTAACATTGACAGGCTAGCAGATGAAGGGGCTCTTTTTACCCGTGCTTGCGTCACCAACTCAATTTGTGCGCCTAGCCGTGCCGTAATGCTCACGGGCAAGCATAGTTTCATCAATGGCAAAGTAGATAATGTCCAGCCATTCAACTGGGACCAAGACAACTTCCCCAAACTGCTCCAAAAAGCAGGCTATCAAACAGCCATGATCGGCAAAATTCACCTCGATGGCTTGCCACAAGGTTTTGATTACTCGATGGTACTTCCCGGACAAGGACATTATTACAACCCCGATTTTTTGGTAGATGGAGAGAAAAAAAGGTTTGAAGGCTATTGTTCTGATATCATCACCGAAGAGGCACTCAAATGGCTGAAGGAATCGAGAGACGAGGAAAAGCCATTTTGCCTACTCTATCACCACAAAGCTCCGCATAGAAACTGGAAACCTGCTCCAAAATATCTCACACTTTTCGATGACACTACGTTTACTCCACCTGCCAATTATGTAAGCGATTACTCAACCATGGGCACTGCTGCCCAAGAGCAGGAAATGCAGGTTGATGGCCACGCACGCTGGGGACATGATTTCAAGCTGAAAGTTGACCCAGATGGCAATGAAACCGAAATTAATGGAGAACTTAAACGCTTTAGCGAAAGCCAATTGGAACAGTGGGATGCCGCTTACGAGCCAAAAAACAAGACGTTTTTAGATGCAAAACTGGAAGGCGAAGAGTTGGGTGTTTGGAAATTCAACCGCTACATCAAAGATTATTTGCGTACCATCCAGTCGGTAGACGACGGCGTGGGCGAGGTACTTGATTACCTCGATGCCAACGGGCTGACGGAAAATACCATCGTAGTTTATACTTCCGACCAAGGCTTCTACCTAGGCGAGCACGGCTGGTTCGATAAACGATTCATGTACGAAGAATCGTTCCGTACCCCGCTCATTATCCGCTACCCAAAAGCGGTGAAGGCGGGAACGAAGATCGACAAGCTGGTTCAAAACCTTGACTTTGCCCCTACTTTCTTGGAATATGCTGGCGTGGAGATTCCTACCGATATGCAAGGAGAATCGATGAAAGACTTGGTAGAAGGAAAAGCGAGCGAGTGGAGAGATGCCATTTACTACACCTACTACGAATATCCTTCGGTTCATATGGTAAAAAGGCACTACGGCGTAGCAACCGACCGCTACAAGCTCATACATTTTTATTACGACATAGACGAATGGGAGCTTTACGATTTGCAAGAAGACCCTTCGGAAATGAAAAATGTGTATGACGACCCCGCCTATGCCGATGTGCAAGAAATGATGCACAAACGCTTGGTAGAAATGAGGGAAAAATACGGCGACTCCGACGAGAACGACCAAAAATTCTTAAAAGCCTACCTCGACCATATTGAGAAAAGGAAGAAAAAACAAGCCCAGAAGAAAGGGTAGCGAAATTTCCTTCAATTAGATTTAACCCTCCCAATATATAGATTTGGGAGGGTTTCGTTTTATAAATAAATTAAAACGCAATGTTTAGTTATCAACAAGTTGGGAAGAAGGTAATTGTGAAGTACAAAAAGAAGTATGTAAATATTATACAGAAGTTGATAATGTTGATATTCAGTTTGATGGTTTCTTCAATAGGTTTATTCATGTATTTAAAGTCTGTTTTTGACGAAGATTCAGAGGATAAGGTGTTTTTGTTATCATTGGGCTTGTTTTTCTTGCTTTTAGGGCTTTTTGGCGTTATTATGTACGTTAGGGAAATTGTTATTTATTCTAGGTGGCAATTAGAAATTGAAAACCAACAGATATCAATTAAAAATATTCATGGACTAATGGAACCTATATATGGGGTAGATGAAATTGTGCTACAAGGAAGAATAGAGAGGGGAAATAAATATGTGAATTATTATATACAATTGAACTTGTTCAACAAAAAAAGAGAGCTTTCAAAAGCAATTTTTGAATCACCTAGAAGGTGGAGTATTTATGCTGCTATTGATGATTCTTTCAAAGAAATGGAAGAGCTTGCGGAAGTGCTTTCAACTGCAACTGGAAAAGAATATAGAATTATTGAGGAATTTACTGAGGTGACACATGAGTCAAAGTTAGATACATCCTATATTAGTTAATTATTAAAATATTTCTAAGTACATGACAAAAAAATCTTAAAAGCGATTTTGATGTCGTTTCTAATTGTATTGATAAAAGCATTGGTAAGGAAATCAAGCCCGTAAGTAAAGAAGCTTACGGCCCTCCTGCCGTGGTTTTTAATTGCTATTTTTTTGACACAATCATTAAGGTAAATGCCTACGCTGTAAGACCAAACAAAAGCAATGGAAATGACTTTTATCAGGGTGTCTAATCTTTCATAATCAGTAATATGGGTATCTTCCAAATTAAAACCAGCCGACTTGAAAGCCCTGAACATAGTTTCTATCTGCCAACGGTTTTTATAGATGTCTAGGCTTAAGTCTTCTTGGTTATAGGAAACCAATATCAGGTAATCAATTTTTCCATTTTGACCAACATATTTAATACCTGAGAAATAGCCCAACGTATCATTGAGATAAACAATTTTAGGGTGAAAATATACTCGGTTTAGCCGTTGAGCCATTAATAACCAATAAGCTTTCACCGTTTTGCCTTCCGCCAAAGTAATATGCATATTATTGCGGACCCTGATAAAATAACGGATTTGATGGCTCGTCAAATACGCCAACCAATCTTGGCCAACAAACTCTCTATCAGCTGTCAAATAGGCAATCTTATCATCTCCAAAGTTGAGCATAAAACGATTGAGTAGGTCTTTTCGCTCTTTTTGAGAGGAATTGCCCCGCTTATTTCCCAATGTGCACCAAAATACGGGCAGGCCTACTCCTTTATAAATTACTGATAAGAACAAAATGTTGATGTTGAGCTGTCCCAGCTTCCAATTTGTCCGGTCCAGGCTTAATTCATATTTACCTTCTATTGGTAAGGTTTTCATTATCAGCTTACAATAAAGGGCTTCTGCAAAGGTGAATTGGCTGAAGAACCGCTGGACTCTACGAAGTTTTGATGATAGAAGAACCCCATTATCATATCCTGTCGCCAATCGTTTGAAATTCACGCTCCTTACTTTCAAAACCGATATGATTAAATAACTCAACAACGTTATTCTGGCTTTATTTCCTCCCAACTCTTGCTGCAAAATCAATTGCAATTCTTTACTTTTATACAGGCTTGTCATCTAGGTTGTTTTTTTGTCTCGCAACTCAAAAATAACCTTTTGATGGCTTGCCTTTTATTTTTGTCATGTACTCAGAAAATATTTCTTGTAATTCTTTAGACTGTATCACAGTTTGCCACATGGGTGATTTTATATAATTGGAGTAAATCAAAAAAACTATACAAATCAAACCGTGATATAGTCTTTTGTTTAAGAGGGTTGGTGATTTCACCAACCGCCAACAATTAAACTTCTCGTTGCCTGTGGCTCACCTGCAACATTGAGGGTGTATCGTAATATACTATTTTGTTTCGGTCTGTGTAACTTTTCCTTCCCACAACAGGCTTAGGCTTTTAACCAGAGACTTTGAAGTAAACAATCCCCTTTTAGCTAGAAGCTTAGGAGGGGTTATTTTTTATAAGTCAGTAGGTCGAGCTTCCAGCTCGACAATCAATTAAAAACGGTCAGGATGACCGTGCTAAGTCAACTCAACATCATTGCAAAACCCTACCTCGGAAAACCTCATTCCAATACAAAATTCAGGCGTCGTGCCAATAACAACTTGTTTTTTTAGATAAGTAGGGTTTGTTAAGCAAATTCAGGCTAGGTGTGCCAAACTCTTTGGAGGTAATTGTTAATTTGCGAGTAGGTTAATAATTAAACATTGATGGCGGATGAATTTTACAGGGAAAACTTTTTGGCTTACTGGCGCATCGTCAGGAATGGGGAAAGCAACAGCCATAGAGTTAGCAAAATATGACACACGGTTAATTATTTCGAGCCGTGATGTGAATGGGCTAGAAGATACTGCCGAAAGCATTAGACAACTGGGAAGTGAAGTAAGGATAGAACCTCTCGATATGTCAGATACAGAAGCGATTTTTGCTGTAGCTGAAAAAGTGTTGGCAGATGAAAAAATTGCCGGGCTTTACCAGTTTGCAGGAATTAGCCAGCGATCTTTTGTATCTGAAACCCCTTTGGAAAATGATCGAAAGATCATGGAGATCAACTTTTTTGGTGTAGTCGCTTTAGCCAAAGCCGTATTGCCGCACATGTTAAAAAATGGTGGAGGACAATTTGCCGTAGCCTCAAGTTTGGTTGGAAGGTTTGGCTTTCCCTACCGCTCCGCTTATGCAGCTTCCAAACATGCTTTACATGGATTCTTCGAAAGCCTATTGGCAGAAAATTATAAAAATGGCATCCGAGTTTCCATGCTTATGGGCGGGCGGATTCAAACAAACATTTCGAAATTTGCCCTAACCAAAGACGGAAAAGAACATGGTGAATTGGATGCCGGCCAAGCCAATGGCATTTCTGCAGAAAAAGCTGCCAAACAAATAATTCGTGGACTAAAGCGTGATAGAAAAGAGATACCAGTAGGTGCTGGGGAATTGATCATGTTAAAAATCAAGAGGTATTTACCCGCATTACATTATAAATTAGCAAGGACAATTAATCCATTATAAATAACTTTAGGCAACTTCATAGATTAGGTGGGGAAACTCAAAGAAAATAGAAGAACAAATGACAAACAAAATGGCGAAAAGAATTAATGGTATCCAACAACTCGGCGTAGGAGTTATCGATGTAAAAGAGGGCTTTGATTGGTATAGGAAACATTTTGGCATGGATGTGAAAATGTTTGAAGAAGCAGCAGTTGCAGAACTAATGTTACCTCATACTGCTGGGGAAACAAGAGAACGCCACGCAATTTTAGCTCTGAATATGCAAGGCGGTGGCGGATTTGAAATATGGCAACATACCGCAAAAACCCCTGAATTACCAAAATTCGATTTACAAATTGGAGATTTAGGAATCTGTATAGGTAAGTTGAAATCAGCAGACTTACAAAAAGCCTATGCACAATTTCAGGAATTAAAGATTGATCTTCTTACCCCAATAGTTAAAGACCCTTCCGGCAACGAGCATTTTTATTTGAAAGATAGCTACGGAAACATTTGGGAAGTTGTGTATGATGCCTATATATTGAAAAATAGAAAAAACCTTGTAAATGGAGGCGTCTATGGCGTTGTGATTGGGGTTAAAAATATGGAGGAAAGCCTAAAAGTCTATAAAGATATTTTGGGTTATGATACTATTGTTTACGATAAAGATGGCTCGTTCGATGATTGGTCTGGCGTTCCCGGAAGCCAAAATAAGTACAGAAGGATGCTCTTAGAG
It encodes:
- a CDS encoding sulfatase, translating into MKTKSSLIVKSLLLSMLTAFTLSCTKQEEEVKEETPKPPNIVFIMSDDHAYQAISAYGYGLNNTPNIDRLADEGALFTRACVTNSICAPSRAVMLTGKHSFINGKVDNVQPFNWDQDNFPKLLQKAGYQTAMIGKIHLDGLPQGFDYSMVLPGQGHYYNPDFLVDGEKKRFEGYCSDIITEEALKWLKESRDEEKPFCLLYHHKAPHRNWKPAPKYLTLFDDTTFTPPANYVSDYSTMGTAAQEQEMQVDGHARWGHDFKLKVDPDGNETEINGELKRFSESQLEQWDAAYEPKNKTFLDAKLEGEELGVWKFNRYIKDYLRTIQSVDDGVGEVLDYLDANGLTENTIVVYTSDQGFYLGEHGWFDKRFMYEESFRTPLIIRYPKAVKAGTKIDKLVQNLDFAPTFLEYAGVEIPTDMQGESMKDLVEGKASEWRDAIYYTYYEYPSVHMVKRHYGVATDRYKLIHFYYDIDEWELYDLQEDPSEMKNVYDDPAYADVQEMMHKRLVEMREKYGDSDENDQKFLKAYLDHIEKRKKKQAQKKG
- a CDS encoding IS4 family transposase, which codes for MTSLYKSKELQLILQQELGGNKARITLLSYLIISVLKVRSVNFKRLATGYDNGVLLSSKLRRVQRFFSQFTFAEALYCKLIMKTLPIEGKYELSLDRTNWKLGQLNINILFLSVIYKGVGLPVFWCTLGNKRGNSSQKERKDLLNRFMLNFGDDKIAYLTADREFVGQDWLAYLTSHQIRYFIRVRNNMHITLAEGKTVKAYWLLMAQRLNRVYFHPKIVYLNDTLGYFSGIKYVGQNGKIDYLILVSYNQEDLSLDIYKNRWQIETMFRAFKSAGFNLEDTHITDYERLDTLIKVISIAFVWSYSVGIYLNDCVKKIAIKNHGRRAVSFFTYGLDFLTNAFINTIRNDIKIAFKIFLSCT
- a CDS encoding SDR family NAD(P)-dependent oxidoreductase, which gives rise to MNFTGKTFWLTGASSGMGKATAIELAKYDTRLIISSRDVNGLEDTAESIRQLGSEVRIEPLDMSDTEAIFAVAEKVLADEKIAGLYQFAGISQRSFVSETPLENDRKIMEINFFGVVALAKAVLPHMLKNGGGQFAVASSLVGRFGFPYRSAYAASKHALHGFFESLLAENYKNGIRVSMLMGGRIQTNISKFALTKDGKEHGELDAGQANGISAEKAAKQIIRGLKRDRKEIPVGAGELIMLKIKRYLPALHYKLARTINPL
- a CDS encoding VOC family protein, producing the protein MAKRINGIQQLGVGVIDVKEGFDWYRKHFGMDVKMFEEAAVAELMLPHTAGETRERHAILALNMQGGGGFEIWQHTAKTPELPKFDLQIGDLGICIGKLKSADLQKAYAQFQELKIDLLTPIVKDPSGNEHFYLKDSYGNIWEVVYDAYILKNRKNLVNGGVYGVVIGVKNMEESLKVYKDILGYDTIVYDKDGSFDDWSGVPGSQNKYRRMLLEHSESRNGSFSPMFGPSQIELVQVQDREARDIYEGRIWGDPGFIHLCFDINGMDELRKEVKEKGFPFTVDSAKAMDTFDMGEAAGNFAYIQAPEGTLIEFVETHKIPLLKKMGWNLDLVKRGEKPLPRWMFSMFEFMRVKG